In Sulfurimonas sp. C5, the genomic window CCTCTAGTTTATAGATTACACAATTTTCCAATTGCAGAGAGTTTTTCAATGCTTGTAAACTTTTCTCTAAAGATTTTTGAATATCTCTTGAATCAGATATTAATGCCGCAATATCATATAAAACCAACAGCTCTTTATGAGTTAAACAATGATCGCAAGTTATCATAATTATTTCTTCTTTTTATTTTTTATATAAATTATATAACTATTTGAATATTTTTTATGATGTTTTATGTATAACTTTTAATCAGTCAGCCAGCTTCTTGCAGACTTCCTCTTTTGGCAGGTTTTTAGGACCTGGTTGAATCCACCAAGTTTCACCATTACTAAGCTCTACTTCTCCACCCCATTTTTCATCAGTGTTAAACTCTAAAGACTCTATAGTTTCTTCCATATCTTTTTTTGCAATGTAGAAAAAAATCTCTCCATCATTTTCTCTTAACATAACTTTTGCCATTTTTTATCCTTTAATTAAATTTCGTATCCATTTGATGAGCCCTTTGTCTTCATAACGCACATCAAAAAACCCTTTTTTAGGTTCGCTCACCAAGATAGATTTTTGTAAAGTAATATCATCTTTTTTATAGTCATCTCTGTGATGAGCACCCCGACTCTCTTTTCTAAACATAGCCGATAAAACAACTGCTTCTGCAACCTCCAAGGCATTTCTAAGTTCTAAAATTGAAATAAGTTCAACATTATTTGCCCTGCCTTTATCGATACAATGTAGTGTGATAGCTTCTTTACGAAGATATTTTAAATAATCAAACAATTTTTGTAGCCCATCTTCATCTCTATGAATACCTGCATATTTAAACATTGCTTCACCCATGGATACTCTCATGGCATTAAAATTCTTTGAACTGTCCATATCGAAGATCCAATCTATAAGTTTTTGATCTTTTATTACCAAATTGTAGTCTATCGGCAAGAAGTCTCTGTTTTGTGAGCAAGCAAGTGCATTTTTACCTGCTAATTCACCGAAAACAGCACCTTCAAGTAAAGAATTTCCTCCTAAACGATTGGCTCCGTGAATACCTTCAGCTGCACATTCACCACATACAAACAGTCCTTTTATAGAAGTTTTAGTCATATTGGATTCTATACCGCCCATCGAATAGTGAGCAACGGGACGGATCTCTAAAGGCTCTTGTGTTACATCTATTCCTGCTTGGTTATATGCAGCTTTGTACAGACTTGGCAGTCTTGTCTCAATTAACTCTTTTGGCAGATGACGCAGATCTATGTACACTTTGTGTCCGGCTTCAATTTGTCTTGATATTGCTGAACTCACAACGTTACGTCGTTCAAGTTCATTCACAAAACGTTCACCTTTTTCATTGATCAGATATCCACCTTCACCGCGTGCCGCTTCACTTACCAAATAAGATGTTTTATGCAGACCTGTCGGATGAAATTGAACAAATTCCATATCTTTTAAATTGAGTCCGGCTCTTAGAGCAAGTGCCAACATATCACCTGCATAATCTTGCGCATTTGTCGTATGCCCTCTATAGATCCCTGCGTATCCCCCACCAGCTAAAACAACCGATTTTGCAGGGTAAACCATTAAAGAGGAATCTGATCTTCTTAATGCTACGACACCGCTGACACGATTGTTCAGGTGTGTTAAGTTCATAACAAAATTATTTACTAGAAACGTCACTCCCACACTTTTGGCTTTTTTTATCAGTGCCTGTGTTATTGCAGCACCAGTTTTATCACCTACAAAACAAGTTCTTTGCGTCCTGCCGCCTCCAAAACTTCTTTGTGCAATCTTGCCGTTTTCATCTTTGTCAAATGCAACACCGAAATCAACCAGTTTCTCGATTATATGAGGTGCACGTTCACACATATATGTAATCGCTTTTCTTTTTTCAATCCCAAAACATGCACGC contains:
- the nifT gene encoding putative nitrogen fixation protein NifT — protein: MAKVMLRENDGEIFFYIAKKDMEETIESLEFNTDEKWGGEVELSNGETWWIQPGPKNLPKEEVCKKLAD
- a CDS encoding FAD-dependent oxidoreductase, yielding MLYDVIVVGGGVAGLMAAIEAKTNNNKVALITKGNLFKSNSSIASGGINAVLDPNDKDGIRFHVVDTMRACFGIEKRKAITYMCERAPHIIEKLVDFGVAFDKDENGKIAQRSFGGGRTQRTCFVGDKTGAAITQALIKKAKSVGVTFLVNNFVMNLTHLNNRVSGVVALRRSDSSLMVYPAKSVVLAGGGYAGIYRGHTTNAQDYAGDMLALALRAGLNLKDMEFVQFHPTGLHKTSYLVSEAARGEGGYLINEKGERFVNELERRNVVSSAISRQIEAGHKVYIDLRHLPKELIETRLPSLYKAAYNQAGIDVTQEPLEIRPVAHYSMGGIESNMTKTSIKGLFVCGECAAEGIHGANRLGGNSLLEGAVFGELAGKNALACSQNRDFLPIDYNLVIKDQKLIDWIFDMDSSKNFNAMRVSMGEAMFKYAGIHRDEDGLQKLFDYLKYLRKEAITLHCIDKGRANNVELISILELRNALEVAEAVVLSAMFRKESRGAHHRDDYKKDDITLQKSILVSEPKKGFFDVRYEDKGLIKWIRNLIKG